The sequence ATAATTTAGTAAATAAAAAATTAATTAAAGCATTGAATATAAATAATTTATAAATTTTAATTGAATATAAAAATTTAGTTTATTGAATCTGATTAGCCCTACTATTCCAGTAGTAGTATCCAACTTCAACAAAATAATAAATGAGCATATTATTAATTGAATATCAATATTTTGGAACAGTTGATTATTATAAAACTTTGTTTCAGTTTTCAAATATAAAATTTGAAGAATATGAAAGCTATCAAAAAGGAAGTTTTCGAAACAGAACCCTTATTCCGGGGGCCAATGGAGTGATGAATTTATCTGTCCCCCTGCAAAAGGGGCGCGACCAGAAAGCACTTTTCAGAGAGATAAAAATTGACTACCGGGAAAAATGGATTGTTCAGCATATGAGGGCATTGGATGCCAGTTACAACCGGGCTCCCTTTTATGAATATTACCGGGATGGAATCCGGGAAATGCTGAGTCAAGAAGAAATGTACCTGATGAGCTTGGACCGAAAACTGGTCGCATGGGTTTTAAAAATGCTGAAAGCGAAACCTGTAATTTCTGCAACAGACGAGTTTATTCATGTGGTAGAACAGGATACGGTTGACGCCCGTAATACTATTTTGCCCAGCAAGAACCCGGATTGGGATCTGCCGGAATACGATCAGGTCTTTAAAGATAGAATTGGCTTTAAACCCCATATGAGCATATTAGATTTACTTTTTTGTAATGGTCCAGCTTCTGCTGGTCTATTGAAAAGCAGCAATAGCCGATTTTAATAGCTCTTGTTTTTAGAATTTGCCTTTATTGGAGTATTATTGTTACTCAATTGCTGAATGGAGAAAGCCCCCCGAACTGATGAAGAAATTTTGTTTTCTAGCTTTACTAATTTTACTCGTTTTTAACGGATTAAATGCGCAAGACTTTTCGAACAGAGGTAAAGACTTTTGGTTGGCTTATCCAGCCCATATAGATAATACCAATTCCAGAATGGCTTTGTACATTTCCTCCACTGAAAATACCAATGGGGTAGTTGAGCTGGATGGACGAACTATTCCTTTTTCCGTTACTGCTAATCAGGCGACTACAGTCCAGATTTCTCCGGCATTTTATTTGGTATATAATGCACAGGCTGAAGGAACCAATACAGGTAAGGGGATACACGTTACTTCAGAGAAGCCAATTGTTTTATATGCCCACATTCTAAATGCAGCCCGATCTGGTTCAACACTTGTTTTTCCAACGAATGTGTTGGGTAAAGAATATGTTTCTTTAAACTTTACTCAGATTACGAATCAGGGTAGAAGTCAGATTACGGTTGTTGCAACTGAAGACAATACAACGGTTGAGTTAAATTTAAAAGCCAATAGTTCCGGAATCCCAATTCGTACTGCCGGACAGGCATATACGGTTTCCCTCAATAAAGGTGATGTATATCAGGTTCAGTCTATTTCAGATTTAACAGGATCTACCATACGAAGTATCTCAACAACCGGGTCAACTTGTAAGCCGATTGCAGTTTTTACCGGATCCTCCTGGACGGGATTTTGTAATTCTAGCGTTACCAGTACTAATGGGGGCGACAATTTATTTCAACAGGTATTCCCATCCAATGCCTGGGGGAGAAATTATATTACAGCACCCTTTGCAAGAAAGCAGGGCGATTTATACAGGATTATCGTAAAAGACCCTACTACGGTTGTTACCGTTAATGGGGCTCAGTTAAACACGGGTTCATTGAAACAAAATAGTTACTATGACCTAAATAGTGCTCAGGCTAATATCATTACTTCAGACAAACCAATACTAGTTGTTCAGTACATGACTTCTATGAGTTGTGATGCGGGGAATATTGGTGACCCTGAAATTATTACCATTAATCCTTTGGAGCAAACCATCAATAATGTGAGTGTTATATCTGCCAGAAGAGATTTAACTCCACCGGCTACCAATATTACTGTTCATTATCTGAATGTTATTATGAAGACGGCCAATACAGCTAGTCTTAAGATTGACGGAGCAGCTCCCGCATCTAATTGGATTCCTATACCCAATTCTGATTACTCCTATTTAAGAGAAGATGTAACCAACAGTACGCTAAATAATCCCAGTCATAATATTAAGGCGGACAGTGGCTTTATTGCCATTGCTTATGGCATGGGGAATGTAGAAAGTTATGGTTACAATGCGGGCACCAATATTGTAGATTTAAATCCACCGGTAACTATTCAGAATCAGTTTCCTCGACTGGCTACCGTGAATTATTCAGCAACCTGTGTTGGAACAAGCTTCTCTATCAAACTGGCTCTTAGTTATCAGCCAACAAAGATTGTTTTGGATTTTACAAATGCCAGTAGCTTGAACGGGCCTCCGACATTAACCTATAATCCAACCAATTTCGATTCAACGTATACATCCAACGGTAAAACTTATTATGTTTATCAAATACCTCAGTCTTATACATTCACTGCGGCTGGTACCTATCCGGTAAAATTTACCACAACATCTTTGTCTCCACAATCAGATGGCTGTAGTAATACCAATGAGCAGGAAATTACTGATAACATTGTAGTAGGGGATGCCCCTCAAGCAAAGTTCAGTATCGCAACTATAGATACAGGTTGTGTTACAGCTCCTATTCAATTAACAGATCAATCAACGGGGTCAGGTAGAGCCATCGTTTCTTGGAACTGGGAGTTTGGGGATGGAACTACTTCTACAGATAAAAATCCTGTCAAAACTTTTGCAGCTGCAGGTAACTATACGGTGAAGCTTTCTGCCATTTCTGATTTTGGTTGTGTGGCTTCTGAAAATATTTCCCTCAATTTATCCAATAAGCCACTGGCTAAATTTACTGTAC is a genomic window of Sediminibacterium sp. TEGAF015 containing:
- a CDS encoding WbqC family protein is translated as MSILLIEYQYFGTVDYYKTLFQFSNIKFEEYESYQKGSFRNRTLIPGANGVMNLSVPLQKGRDQKALFREIKIDYREKWIVQHMRALDASYNRAPFYEYYRDGIREMLSQEEMYLMSLDRKLVAWVLKMLKAKPVISATDEFIHVVEQDTVDARNTILPSKNPDWDLPEYDQVFKDRIGFKPHMSILDLLFCNGPASAGLLKSSNSRF